Below is a window of Gossypium hirsutum isolate 1008001.06 chromosome A12, Gossypium_hirsutum_v2.1, whole genome shotgun sequence DNA.
GCTAGAGGATTCTTCTGAGAAAGAAGTTAACGGTGATAGAGAATGCATAATATGTTCAAAAGATGAAGTCTCTATTGTATTCCTGCCTTGTGCGCACCAGGTTCTATGTGCTAATTGCAATGACAGTTATGGGAAGAAGGGTAAAGCTACTTGTCCATGCTGTCAGGTGCCGATTGAACAGAGGATTCGTGTTTTTGGTGCTAGTTCATAGTCGCATTTTCGGTTTAAGAAAATACTATGCAACCAAAGCTTCATACTTGGTATGCAGTTTTCTTATCCTAGCGCCAGTGAGACTGCTGGCTTTTGCATATACCTAAACATGCTGATACTACTTCAGCATGAtgagtttgtatgtaaataattacCGATGTTCTCTTCGGCTTATGCTTTAAGCCTTAAAATAAGTTGAAACCCGTGCTTGTTTTGTTGCCATCAGGTTGAGAACCTGAATTGAGCAACTCTCATATGTTCTATTCATGACAATACCAATCCCATAGCATTCAATGGATATAATGCTTTCTTGGCCTAAAGGATTTCGTGCTGAGTTCTTAGCCCTTGCATAATGAAAACCcatttttatcttcttttccTGTTCCTTGGCTGCAATAGACAACTGTTGAACCATGAATGTCATCATTTATCAAACACCAACCACTTCAAAACTAGGTGTTTTTGTAACTTTTAAGATATTTCAAGATGGTTTCAGCAAAAATcaggagaaaagaaaaagggtattGTAGATATATCTAGCCATAACAATACCAGAAGagaagtttattttctttttatggtAATTAAGAAGGATTCTTCTAAGATGAACACTCTTTTAGGACTtcttttaaagagtttttatgggataattattttaaaaaacgatcttgataaatgaaatgtattTAAGTCTagttatcaaaattaaaaatcattgaaGTCTTAATAAATGAGATGTATTTTTTATCCACTTTTAATAGCttagtaagaaaataaaaaaaggagagATTTTTATGCATACGAAACCTTTTAAAACATCTGGTGtagaaaagtgaaaaagttgagaaAGCAAGCAATAATAGACAACCAAATGGGAGGAAAGCAAAGGAACCAAACGGCAAAAGCAGAGTTTCATATGGAAAGGTTGAGAAACACGAGAAAGAAAGTTGGCAGTGGGAACAGCTGTTGGAGAGCAACCGACGCAGTCGCCCTATGAAAATGGTCACACTATGGCTATGGCTATGGCAATGGGATGTTGATGTTAGGTTATCAAACAATCAAATAATAAAAGCCTTAGCCATTTTGTTATTCCTTTTCTTTCAAGTTACTATTTGCTGAGTTAGTCCGTGACCATCCCTCCTCATATTTCATAGGCAAACAAACTTCCCTTTTCAAGTCCAAAATCTTTTTGGTCAACCAGCTGTGCAAATCCAACCACAATTTTATGTGTCAAGTACAAACCGAGAGAGAGAAGGGTGCGGGTACGGGTGCAGGTGCAGGTTGGAAAATGACTTTGGGATCCTGGCCAGCTCTATGTTTTAATTGGTTCAACTCAACTTTGAGCAATGTGTTACCAATTCTTGGGAGTTCATTAAAGTAGTTTATACGGTAGTTGAGATTTGAGAATCTCCATCGCGATCTTAGTTTAGGTCTAACTCAAATTTGATTAAAGGGATGCTTAGAGATAATGGTACAGAGTATTACCAGATAAATTCTTAGCTATACATACTATACTGCAGCTAATATAGGCTCCATATAGTCTGGTGATTCAATTCTGCTGAGCTTGCCAACAACCTATCCTACATACATACAATTATTAAGATTCCATCCCGGGGAATCATAAGATTAGTGTGTCGtgattaaataaaaagtaaaaaatgatTTCATATATAAGCTATGACTATTTTATATGGAGGGCTTATATTTGCAACTATTGTGACTATGAgtctatttttttagttaatgtttttttctcctaaaaaatacgtttttattaattattatgaaaaaaattaaaacatattttcaataatataaaaaatcaaatatgtcaAATATTTTCCTAAGTACAAAACTATTTTATCAactaaatcatatatatatcattttcttTTGTAACAAGTGTATAACCTCATTGCTTGACACATCATCATCTTTTATATTAAACTAATGTGGAACCCattgttgaaaaaaaataataaataaaatatttgaatcattaatattatgttaccatattttataattaaaaataaaaataatttaatgtattttaactaatacataaaaaaaatagtaaatatatatattaggcaAACTTGATGTTTCTCCTTTTTGTTGACTTTAGCCACTGTGAAAATGACAAAGGTTTCAATATCTTTGTACACTTTATAATGGACGGCATGTGATTATGGAAATAAGTCGCCTCGCTCCATCCCTCTTCATATAAAGTAACATTGCCTCCTCTCAAGAAAGTTGGAGTTGCTCGCAAATAAACCAATAACTCCCCCCACAAAAAATATAACACCAtatttttactcttctatgctccTTTCTGGTCTGTATCTTCACAATTTCTTTAACTAGATACGTGCCCAATAATTGCTCCACCATTTGTCACATACCTTGTTTGTCTCAAAAATATGGCTACCAAAGTGCATGTGGGAATGGAAACAGAAATGAACGGAAATGGCGTACCTGAAACGTTTAAGAACAACTGGAAGAAACGCCTTATTGAATTTTCCGGGAAAATGAAAAGATCTCCAGGTTGGTTGTGGCGAACCATTTGGAAAGTCGGTCGAGAAGATCCTAGAAGGATGATTCATGCTTTCAAGGTTGGTTTGTCTTTGACGCTAGTCTCCCTCTTGTATCTGATGGAGCCATTGTTCAAAGGGATTGGAACAAATGCCATTTGGGCAGTCATGACTGTGGTTGTCGTGCTGGAATTCACCGCAGGTTTGGTTTTCTTGTTGAAATTTTCATGGCCTGCACACAAACAAACGTATTgaacctctttttcttttttttttcttttttttttctgtttgaaAGGTGCAACTTTATGCAAAGGCTTGAACAGGGGATTAGGGACTGTATTGGCCGGATCATTAGCATTTCTCATCGAGTTCATTGCAACAAAATCCGGAAAGGTTTTTCGAGCTGTGTTCATCGGAGCAGCGGTTTTTCTGATAGGTAAATACTTCAAAAACTTGTATggaaatttccctttttctttataTCTTCCGATGACTTTCTAATTCATTTCTCAATCAACAGGAACTACTGCCACATACATGAGATTCTTTCCCTATATAAAGAAAAACTATGACTATGGTGTTGTGATATTCCTCTTGACATTCAATTTGATCACTGTGTCAAGCTACCGAGTCGAAAACGTGTTAAAGATCGCACATGATCGGTTCTACACCATTGTCATCGGCTGTGGCATTTGTCTTTTCATGAGCCTTCTGGTATTTCCAATTTGGTCAGGTGAAGACCTCCATAATTCCACTGTTGGCAAGCTTGAAGGGCTAGCTAAATCTATAGAAGGTATATATCATTGAATAGACCTAACTGCAATTAATGCCTTGAGTGCTCTCGTGTTAATAAAAATGGTAATGAAATTTTACTGCAAATGGATGCAGCTTGTGTTAATGAGTACTTCAATGATTCTGAGCTAAAAGAAAACCAAGAAAAATCATCAGAGGATCCCATCTACAAAGGTTACAAGGCAGTTTTGGATTCCAAATCTACTGATGAAACTCTGGTAAGATCTTTTACTTATATGTACTTTTTCTAAGCTAACCCTTCTAACTTGCAAATGGCTaatgaaaagaaatattttttggtttttgcAGGCATTATATGCAAGTTGGGAACCGAGGCATTCAAGGCACTGTTACAGATTTCCATGGCAACAATATGTGAAAGTGGGAGCTGTTCTTCGCCAATTTGGATATACAGTCGTTGCTTTGCATGGGTGCTTGCTAACTGAAATTCAGGTAATCTTGGAATACAACTTGTCTTTGTTaggaaataacaaaaataattacatattttgGCAAGGCTTTGTTGCGGACTGTTCAATGTGATCccattaatgaaataaataattcactTCCAAACAGGAAGCTACATCATAAAGCAGGATCTAGCTTTCCTCAATGGTCTCTACTCTTTGTTATTAATAGACCAATAGTTTCTTATAATACCAACAATAGTAGTTAATTTCATTGCATTTTTTTTAGACCCCACGATCTGTCCGTGCTCTCTTCAAAGACTCTTGTATTCGACTAGCTGGAGAAGTAACCAAAGCATTAATGGAACTTGCAAACAGCATCAGAAACCGTCGCCATTGCTCCCCTGGAATACTCTCTGATCATCTTCACGAAGCCTTACAAGACCTTAATACTGCCATAAAATCCCAACCAAGGCTCTTCTTAGGATCCAACAATAACCAGGCCAACAACATGCTAGCATTAGCAGCTGCACATGCTGCTCGTCATAATAAGCCAGAGAATGACGGACATGGAGTTTCATTATCAAGTGTAAAAACAGACTCGTCCGCATTGATGGAATGGAAAACAAAAAGGGCTAGTGAACAAGCTAAAGAGAATGAAAGGAAGGTATTGAGACCGCAGTTGAGCAAAATCGCAATAACTAGCCTGGAGTTCTCGGAAGCACTCCCTTTTGCTGCTTTTGCGTCATTGCTAGTGGAGATTGTGGCAAGGCTTGATAATGTGATTGAAGAAGTTGAAGAATTGGGGAGGATAGCTTGCTACAAGGAATACAATCCTGAGGAGGATGAAATcattgtgaaatgtgaaaaacCACCGGTGGATGTTGCTAAGAATCAGCTGCCAACCCATGCATCAGATTAAGAGGGAGACAGGCCTTTTAGAAGTTCAGTTTCTTGAGAATATGGCTggtttattttgtcttttagagAGAAAAAAGATCATTACTGTGTTTTTTAGATTGATTTTCGTTTACAATTTTAGATGATATGATGCAAGTTATAGCCATTGATCTTTATGGGTGTGAATTTTTACTAGGTTGGCTCCAATAAGGCATGTAGCTTCATAGATACTTTCTCCACCAAAACAACATTCTTGATATTCTCATtacatttagatttttttttcactattGAGAAGGAGATATAGAATTGAAGAACAAAACAaatatggttaaaatatgctGTTGGTACTTGTATTTTGATCAACTTTGAGATTTAGCCCCtatacttaaaaagttaaaattaaatatgatttttttaatttaaaaatctctCTCTAATCATTAAAATCAGAAATATATTCACTTAAAATTTGTCAACTTTAAAGTTTTATCAAACCATTCTCACATGAAATGACATATAATTGATAGgaaataaaattaatgaaattgataaattttaatagaaattactAATAACAAtgatgattaaaaaaattaaattaaaataataagaagattGAATAAAGTTTTTATTATAATTGAGAAAGAGTTGGAGTTTCTGTTATGCCACTTAAGAAGGTATTAGCTGATTTGATAAGATTATTTGCTGAAATAgcaacaataacaaaaaaaaaaaccaaataaaggTGATAAAATAAGGTTACGAATATTAGATGTGACAAAtactttataattatttattagtgGGATTGCAGTGATCAAATATTACCAAAATAAAGGAAGTAGTACTTCCAAATACAACTGCTCATTGGTTTGCTCGGTTACTAtatgaaaaatgggtttggaattttatttaagtttaatcTAGATAAAAATATTAGGATTTGGGTTCACTCTAGCTTgttcgtattaattttttatataacttttttaaaaatatataattaatcaaaaaaaactaaaaatattaaaataaatgtttcttaacaaattaaaaataaattttaaaaaatttttatacttaaataatactaagatagatgcaacttaacaagcaaatacctctaaaatattagtaaaattaacaaaaaaaaattagagttatacaatatctaaacaataacaacaaaatagtaacaacataatagtgaaatgacaacaaaacaatggggaaacagaaaaaaaaaagtgggaaaatagtaagaaaatagatttttttcttttgacattCGGGCTAGGCCCAGGCCAAAAAAAGCTTTACCCAAGAAAATGagtcttatttttttgtccaaactcattttttgaacttatattttATCTCAAATTCTCTCACTTTTCAAGCGAGCTTTAGCCCAATCTATGGATAGatctacttaaaaaaaattcaaactaaatGGAGAGTAAAAAGACAAGAAATTGTATCAAAATAAGGTCGACCAAGTTGAAAGTGTTGACATATTGATAGCACTCAAATGCTAAATAGCAGGGAAAGAAACAAATACTCAAGAAATACAGTTCATCTAATATTATGAGGATGTTTGATgtctattaaataattaataaattaactaaggtaagtgcacctatcaattaatagtatagttatgaTGAGCATCGATATTGTTCCCTCGAGAATTACAATTACTAGTAATTAtcacatttatattatttaatctaatttatacTATGTATTTTCTTAGTTCAGAAATCTCTaatttatgctaatatctctttcgaacATAAAAACAATTAACTCtagtttgattaattgaaatttatttccaATTAAAATTCCTATTATAGCATTAGaagaatttatttctaatttatcGTCCTATTTTGAGGATTACATACAACTTCATTCAATTATGAAAGATATAATCATAAGAAGGATTTATTCAACCTTAAACTTATTCACATCAAATATGGATTAACattctaaaattaattaatataataataaagtattcataatttaaaacaaaaaaactaaaattttattacataaaaatagaaattaaacaaTAGAATAATTCATCCTAGGGTTTATTTCCCCTAGGTGTTAAAGAGAATTAGTTCATAATGTCGAgagtaaacacaaaaaatataataGAACCACAAGAATGAAATAAATCCATGATAACTTCCTTTGAAAATCATATTGGACTCTCCAATTTTGGTAGAAATTTACTTAGAAATTAACTTCAATGGTGCTCTAAAAGTAATTTTCGTGCTCTCTCTTGGTGGTTGCatctttctctttttatttccgTATTTATATCTCCTTAAAGTGCTAAAATCTCTAAAAATAGAAACTTCCAATTATTAACGTACACAATTCCTAAGATTGACACATCCTAGACACATGATTGTCTGAactgcttgtgtgaaaatttgttACATGTGTACAACTTTCGGAATGCTCCAATGTtttaattttcaccatttttcaaTCATATTGCTCCCAAACGCCCTattaagcatcaaaacatgaacaTAAAGGATTACGGgtatataattcacaattaatgTCATATCACCACCCGAAAATACACTAAGAatgaggttaaaatatgttacttttaacaCTTATCAATATTAGTGTAATGAAAGATTAGATAAAACACCTTTCTTTTTACTGAGTTTTATAAGGATGTTAGTAAGATGAAAGATTAAAAAGGTATGTTGCTTTCATGGCATTAAGATGTTATATCTAAGTTCCTAATTGAATCGGTGTCATGAATCAAACAAACATCAATTTAATGGGTAAATGATCTTTAAAACTTCAACTTTacttttctaacaaaattttcatttaatttttatataaattttttataaatatatttctacataaaaaaaattcactcaaaTTGAGAGTATGTGataatcttttatatatatgtatgtatatatgaatataaaaatatttaaaaacaaatcAAGTTCATATTATATGTGATTTGTCCTAGCATAGCAAAAGTAACTAGTAAAAATGTAGTTGTCATATGTTATCATTAAGTGGGGAACTGAAATGCTGCTATAAGGCTGCCATTGATGGATTTAGCACGATAACTGCAGTGATTTTAAGGGACCTTATCTGATAATTGATGAAAAAGGTTGAGTCCTTAAAGGTGCATTCCTCTTCTACTAGACTTGAAATGAAGAAACTGGTCCTATCATACTTCCCAAAATAGGGGCACTGAAGAAGAACCTTTGGATTATGCTCGAGAGGTTCCCCGATTTGGGGTTTATGGGCTGCTCATTGGACCGTACCTGCCACCACTTATGGGCGGGTTTAGTGGCCCTTGTACTAATTCAGGCAATGAAGAGTTGAGGCAAGCCAAGTCTAGACAGAAATTATTATATGCCAAGAGAAAAGATGACAAGGAGTACCTAGTTTTgcaatgaaaatttattttggctcgagaattagTTACAGACAtgtaacttttaattaatttaaggaACTTACTCTTAAATACTAAGAAAATGTCCACTCCTTAATGTGCTATACAACTATCTCAGATTGTGGAAAACCTTCCATAGGAGGAAAAGGATATCTTAATTCTTACTTTGTTAAAAGTTCACCACCACTTGAACTCTGGTggagttctttttttttatttcattttcaactcTTAGTAGTGGGAGAACATAAcgtaatgttaaaaaaaaaaaaaaggagagagtcCTCATGAAGCACGAAATGGAGTGCTTATTTGGTGAGGGAACTTGGGAAGAGCCCACACGCTTACCTAATGGGGGGGGGGGGGCGAAAGAATCTAATTTTAGAAGAATATTTACTTTCTGATGCATGAAAAGAGTTTAGTATAGAGATATAAGTCCTTTCAATATTGCATTgttaaaaagtaaattatattattgttgttTCTTTAACAATGCTCTTAGCAAAGTAAAGGGATGATTGGGGGGAAAAgcaatttaattgtttaaaactaGATGGATGGGTTGGGTGGTACCTTTTTGGTTGTTCTCATTGAGTTTGGTATTGGCTTTAGTGCCCCCAtaatgtttgttttgtttttactttaagGATTCACTCACAAATTTCATTTCAGGTTGAGAAGGTACTTTCCTAGTTATTAGTACATTCCATATGTAACAAATGTAAATATTTCAGCTATCAATGGTTCACAAAAGCAAAAGttatttgttcttattttgttctgACCAAATCATCATTAGGGTGAGTTCTGCAAACTTCAAAAACAGGAAAAATTTTGAAGGTCGGACAATGGCCCTTCGCAACCGGTAGAGATAACTTGTTTCGAATGAATTATTGCTTCAAATAGATACTTGGAAGATAATCATTGAATGAACAATGCGTAGGGAAATTGCAGTAATGGGATCTAAAAGAGCATTTGAATTGATAGTGACTCTTCTTGACTTCCTTTTCAGAATATGCCAAAGCCAACCCTGAAGAACAAAAAGACAATGTTGATAGCAGTGGCATCAACTGGTGTGAGCCACATTCTTATTGAGTTGGTATATTTTGGGAAAAGTTCGAAGGATACTGAGTTATCAACTCGCTGATAAAGCTTCCAAAATGTGAATACAATTGAACAACTCAGTGTAGTAGGTCAAGTACACCCCTATTGAATTGATATAATGCCGACCAAAAGTTGCGAGTGTTTTGTCTGAAGTTAACAGAAATGGCGTACGACGTATGACTAAACTTCATTCTGAACTTTAAAAAATCTCTACCGAATATTGCATTTTCTCAAAAGCTTCAAGCAATTTGATAGCAATAGGGTGAAGCTGACAACTCTGCTTCATCATTAaagttgaaaatatatatattaaaaaggtAAGCTCTCGTCAGTTCAAACATTCGCCTGATTTTTTCTGGTTTAAGATTCATTAGTGTACATATTCAGATAAAAAAAGATAGAGAATTTTACTAGACAATCAATAATTTCCATAAAAAGAAAGCTTATTTTATTTTCGTAGGCAACATAGATAGTTCATTTGTCATCAAACCAGCTCCAGATGCAATCGTTAAAAATGATTACCCCAAGAGATCATTTGAACATGAACCAGAAACTGATAAAAATAAAACACTTAGCAGCTAGCATTGCAGTTCCCAGTACAAAAATACAACAAACACACAGCAACCTTAATGGAATCTGACAGCGGTCAAGGGgttgtttttattgtttattactCCGAGAACAAACGTTAAAAGGCGTCGTCTTAGAGATCCCTTCGAGACAAACTTGGCATTGTCATAATTTCATTCATTAGTCATACCAGTAGGGACCATGCTACATcacaataagcaaattcccatcACCACTAGCTCCCCTGCAAATTGGAGCTTGGATTAAAGTTTCATGCCCTTCACTGAAAAAGAAGAGCTACCATGATCTTCCTTCCTTTTTCTCAGAAAGGGTTCATGTAGTTGAATAAACCAGTCTGATCATTGCCTTCATTGCCATAGAAGTCCATGTAACTTGCATGTCCTGAGTAAGGTGACATGTAGCCAATGCGACTGAGATCATCATGTTCGATTTCCCCGAAATTTGAGTAGGATGAACTAGGGGAGAAGTCAGTCTGTTCATATTGCTGCCACGGTGTCAGTGAGCTCGGAAACTCATGCTGTGGGAAGTATTGGGCTGTTGATTCACATGTTTGCGGATAGTCCTGCCATGAGCCAATGGAGGAATTGTTAGAGAAACCTAAAGAAACACTAACAAGTAACTGAATCTTCAAGttccatttttctttcttcaGAACAAGTTATATACCTTTGAAGAATCAAGAATTAGATCAGGTGAGACCCAAACACCTCGTGGATCGGTATTGACAGAAACAGGCTCAAATCGTGGCACTTGCATGACTTCACTAGAAGTATAATGGCTCTCTTTGTTAGGGTAACTTGCTTCACAAGAAATGTTACCAGAATTGCAGGTCCTTGGTACAGGAAGTATGATATTGGTCGAACTGCTTCCGACCATCGTGGCTTTTGGTTCTCCTCGAGCATCACTTGCTTTTGGCTCATTCCTTTTCACAACACGGCACAAGGCAAAAGCACCCTGAAGAGTACACAATCAGTCATATAACTGTTTTTAATGAATCAAAGTGCAAGGacagaaaaatgaaaaatcacATTCATATATGCTTATATGTTTTCACCTGATTAGGTGATCCTTGAGAAGGCTCATCAGAGAGGCGATACTCATGCATAATCCAATCCGTTCGATCCCCTAAAGGGGCACGTCCACGGTAGAAAACTAGGGTCTTACGGTAACCAGTCACATCAAATTGACACACCACTTTCCTGTCTTTCCCGGTAGCTTTCCAGTAGCCAGCTTTGGTGGCTCGGTTCGTTCTCGAACCATTCGGGTACTTTCGATCCCTGGGACAAAAAAAGAACCATTCCAAATCTCGTTTCGGAAGGAACGACTTCTCTGCAAAAGCAATTCAGGTTCACTTTTAAGTCCTCGATAAAAAAGCAGTGAACATGAAAGTGAAAACGACAAGAATCAATTGCAAAAGTAACAACACCAAGCTACAAAAAAAGTGCTTTTCCAGAAACCCATGTTCAGATTAATCTCAAAGACAACAATATTTCGCTGTTATGTTTTTTGAATTATGAAGGTTTAATACCTGGTAAGTCCCAAGGATCAAACTTGTACAAATCGATCACAGGAATCACTTCAAGCTCAATTTCAAGGCCttcagtttttcttttcaagtaatAACCTATCAGTTCTTCGTCAGTGGGATGGAACCGAAAACCTGGTGGCAGTGAAGCCCCTCCCATTATCTCAGTCCCCGGTTTAGAAATTTAAggaaatgaaataataattttattttgttttaaaaggtgaaaataaaacaaaaaaaaaaaccagagcCAAAAGTTCTGAGAAATCTGCCGCTAAGTGCCGAGGCTGTATGTATTAAAAATCTggaaaatccaaaaataaaagcTTTTATCAAAACTAGATTTTTTATCAAGAACCGAGCACAATTTCCACAGAATGCACCCGCCGAATGGCAGAATCATTGTCTTTGAAATATAAAAAGTTGTTTTTTCCAGTGAAGGTAGAACGCCCTTTACCCACCCCCTCAGTTTTTTATCCCAAAATAAAATTCGATTGAATTGAACAAACAACTTTGACTTTATAAACTATACCAAGAAACAGATTCAACTCTGCAATCAATTGGACCAAAAAAAGAAGTAGAACTTGCAAAAATTGGAGCCTAACTATTCAAAAATCTTATGACAAGTTTTTGATTGGGAAAAGAGGCTTAGAAGAAAAGATATCAGTACGTGTTAGTCTGAATTGAGCAAAAGTTTACTAGAGAGCGAAGCTAAGGTAGGAGTAAAAATGGTGATTTGTGGGGTGTCTAATATATAGTGGTTGGCCAAGCCTCAAGTTCAGAAAAACACACCGAAAGTGCGGAGATTGCTTGTCCCAACCTTACCACAAAATTCCATTACCCTTTGGCCCCACCTACTTcaactctttcacacctaactggTTACTACCCGCCAATTTTCTTTCATTACCGTTGCCATCATTATTGATTTATTGTTTGtagaagttttttttctttttttttctttaaaataaaatggaaaatacgATGACAAGTTTTCTACaaatataatcaaatattaaaaaaataaattatataaaaattatgccGTCTACCAAATAAAATAgggattccaaaaaaaaaatctaatttatactttaattcgttttttaaaaaatacacgAATTacgcatttctttttctttttatatttggttATAGAATTTGGAACTTTGATTAGACATCAAAGGGTAGGCTAACAATTTGATGAAGAATGTAGATATAACCAAAAGTCTACTTTCAATGATTTTTTGCGATGAGGTACAAACAAGAAGTAATGATTCACCAAATCTGTGCCATATTTGATATTTGAAATGCAGTTCAGTGTATTTTTCAACGTGATTTACCATCATACGAGCCGAGGTCGCTGGAAAACTTCTGTATGGTGACATTATTAATAGTGTTCAAATTATGAACGCGGCCTTAAGCAAATAAGTGGCGCAACTCGATGCTGCTGAAGGTAGTCAAAGAAAAGAATGCTACTTTCATGTCATCTTGAGTCGGACATATcactttctttctattttttacaCAACAAGATTATATGata
It encodes the following:
- the LOC121211100 gene encoding aluminum-activated malate transporter 12 translates to MATKVHVGMETEMNGNGVPETFKNNWKKRLIEFSGKMKRSPGWLWRTIWKVGREDPRRMIHAFKVGLSLTLVSLLYLMEPLFKGIGTNAIWAVMTVVVVLEFTAGATLCKGLNRGLGTVLAGSLAFLIEFIATKSGKVFRAVFIGAAVFLIGTTATYMRFFPYIKKNYDYGVVIFLLTFNLITVSSYRVENVLKIAHDRFYTIVIGCGICLFMSLLVFPIWSGEDLHNSTVGKLEGLAKSIEACVNEYFNDSELKENQEKSSEDPIYKGYKAVLDSKSTDETLALYASWEPRHSRHCYRFPWQQYVKVGAVLRQFGYTVVALHGCLLTEIQTPRSVRALFKDSCIRLAGEVTKALMELANSIRNRRHCSPGILSDHLHEALQDLNTAIKSQPRLFLGSNNNQANNMLALAAAHAARHNKPENDGHGVSLSSVKTDSSALMEWKTKRASEQAKENERKVLRPQLSKIAITSLEFSEALPFAAFASLLVEIVARLDNVIEEVEELGRIACYKEYNPEEDEIIVKCEKPPVDVAKNQLPTHASD
- the LOC121202786 gene encoding NAC domain-containing protein 71, coding for MGGASLPPGFRFHPTDEELIGYYLKRKTEGLEIELEVIPVIDLYKFDPWDLPEKSFLPKRDLEWFFFCPRDRKYPNGSRTNRATKAGYWKATGKDRKVVCQFDVTGYRKTLVFYRGRAPLGDRTDWIMHEYRLSDEPSQGSPNQGAFALCRVVKRNEPKASDARGEPKATMVGSSSTNIILPVPRTCNSGNISCEASYPNKESHYTSSEVMQVPRFEPVSVNTDPRGVWVSPDLILDSSKDYPQTCESTAQYFPQHEFPSSLTPWQQYEQTDFSPSSSYSNFGEIEHDDLSRIGYMSPYSGHASYMDFYGNEGNDQTGLFNYMNPF